In a single window of the Candidatus Thermoplasmatota archaeon genome:
- the sucD gene encoding succinate--CoA ligase subunit alpha, with the protein MAVVLTRETRVVVQGATGHQGQFHIGAMKQFGTNVVAGVTPGKGGQTVHDVPVFDGVAEAVSRTRANCSLVLVPAPFAKDAVIEALDAGVKTVIVITEHIPFHDAMDFVHYAKYKGATLVGPNCPGGASPGERCKVGILPGHIFKPGSVGIASRSGTLTYEIVDALTAAGVGQSTCLGLGGDPIPGTTFVEALSLLERDPQTESIVLVGEIGGTAEEEAAEHIRGNVSKPVFAYIAGRTAPPGKRMGHAGAIIARGKGTAESKIEAFRKAGVEVAKFPTDIADLVRAASRR; encoded by the coding sequence ATGGCCGTCGTCCTCACGCGCGAGACGCGCGTCGTCGTCCAGGGCGCCACGGGTCACCAGGGCCAGTTCCACATCGGCGCCATGAAGCAGTTTGGCACGAACGTCGTGGCCGGCGTGACGCCGGGCAAGGGCGGCCAGACCGTGCACGACGTTCCGGTCTTCGACGGCGTGGCCGAGGCCGTTTCCCGCACGCGCGCCAACTGCTCGCTCGTGCTCGTGCCGGCGCCGTTTGCCAAGGACGCCGTGATCGAGGCGCTCGACGCCGGCGTGAAGACGGTCATCGTCATCACCGAGCACATCCCGTTCCACGACGCCATGGACTTCGTCCACTACGCGAAGTACAAGGGCGCGACGCTCGTCGGCCCCAATTGCCCCGGCGGAGCGTCGCCGGGCGAGCGGTGCAAGGTCGGCATCCTGCCGGGCCACATCTTCAAGCCGGGCTCGGTGGGCATCGCCAGCCGCAGCGGAACGCTCACGTACGAGATCGTGGACGCGCTCACGGCCGCGGGCGTGGGGCAAAGCACGTGCCTTGGCCTGGGCGGCGATCCCATCCCCGGGACCACGTTCGTGGAGGCGCTTTCGCTGTTGGAGCGCGACCCGCAGACGGAGTCGATCGTGCTCGTGGGCGAGATCGGCGGAACGGCCGAGGAGGAGGCAGCCGAGCACATCCGCGGGAACGTTTCGAAGCCGGTGTTCGCCTACATCGCCGGACGCACCGCGCCGCCGGGCAAGCGCATGGGTCACGCGGGCGCCATCATCGCGCGCGGCAAGGGCACGGCCGAGAGCAAGATCGAGGCGTTCCGCAAGGCCGGCGTCGAGGTTGCGAAGTTCCCGACCGACATCGCCGACCTCGTGCGCGCAGCTTCCCGCAGGTAA